A region from the Spea bombifrons isolate aSpeBom1 chromosome 7, aSpeBom1.2.pri, whole genome shotgun sequence genome encodes:
- the ATP5MC3 gene encoding ATP synthase F(0) complex subunit C3, mitochondrial, translated as MYACAKFVSTPSLIRAGSRALYRPISASVLSRPEVRTGEGNSALLSGSQNTCTQIVLRGFQTSAISRDIDTAAKFIGAGAATVGVAGSGAGIGTVFGSLIIGYARNPSLKQQLFSYAILGFALSEAMGLFCLMVAFLILFAM; from the exons ATGTACGCCTGTGCGAAGTTCGTCTCCACTCCCTCTCTG ATCCGTGCTGGATCCAGGGCTCTGTACAGACCAATCTCTGCATCAGTGCTGTCTCGGCCAGAGGTCCGAACTGGAGAG GGAAACTCTGCACTCCTCAGTGGGTCCCAAAACACCTGCACCCAAATTGTACTGAGGGGATTCCAGACCAGCGCAATCAGCAGGGACATTGACACCGCTGCTAAATTTATTGGTGCTGGTGCTGCCACAGTTGGTGTGGCTGGTTCTGGTGCTGGTATTGGAACGGTTTTTGGCAGCCTCATCATTGGTTATGCCAG GAACCCATCCCTGAAACAGCAGCTCTTTTCATACGCTATCCTGGGATTTGCCCTGTCTGAAGCTATGGGTCTGTTTTGTTTGATGGTTGCTTTCTTGATCTTGTTTGCCATGTAA